A stretch of DNA from Cetobacterium somerae ATCC BAA-474:
AAACAATCTCTTTTATGTCCTCTAAAGTTTTAGCCTCTCCTGAAACTTTTACTAAATACTCTTTATCTCCCTCTCTTATATATCCAGATGGGAAGTTTAAACTTGAACTTTTTAAAGTACTATATAAATCTGTTACTGAAAAATTATAAGCCTCTAACTTCTCTGGGTCAATTGTTACTTTAATCTCTTTTTCCAGTCCACCAAAGATACTAACACTTCCTACACCCTCAATTCTCTCAAGTCTTGGGATAACAACATTATCTGCAAAACTTTTTAAGTTTATTAGATCCTCTCCTCTTAATCCAATAAGCATTACTCTATCCCCAGAGGATGAAGTTTTTCTTATAACAGGCTCATCTATATCATCTGGTAGGTTATTTCTTATTCTACTAACTGCTGTCACTAAATCGTTTACTTTATTATCTATAATAACACCATATTCAAATTCAACTGTCAGTGCTGATTTTCCCATAGTTGATTTAGTCGTTATTCTTTTAATTCCTTCTACGCTTGTTAAACCTTTTTCCACTTCTTTTGTAACTAGCTTCTCCATATCATCTGGAGAGGCACCTTTCCAACTTACTCTAATTGCAGCCATTGGCATATTATAATTAGGCATAAGTTGTGTTTTTAAATTAACTAACGTCAATATCCCTAGTATAACCATTGATATAATTATCATCATGGTAA
This window harbors:
- a CDS encoding efflux RND transporter permease subunit, with amino-acid sequence MNIVQFSIKRPVVTMMIIISMVILGILTLVNLKTQLMPNYNMPMAAIRVSWKGASPDDMEKLVTKEVEKGLTSVEGIKRITTKSTMGKSALTVEFEYGVIIDNKVNDLVTAVSRIRNNLPDDIDEPVIRKTSSSGDRVMLIGLRGEDLINLKSFADNVVIPRLERIEGVGSVSIFGGLEKEIKVTIDPEKLEAYNFSVTDLYSTLKSSSLNFPSGYIREGDKEYLVKVSGEAKTLEDIKEIVLENANGETLYLTDVAKVELSIKDRDSYGRTDGIDNIIINIEKSDVGNTVEISKIAKEELKKMEPLLPKGASFTINRDSAVDITTSINTVKSNAITGLVLAGIILFIFLRDWRATLVVTVAIPVSIIATFGFFGAKGMTLNIISLMGLSLGVGMLVDNSIVVLDNIFRHLTELGQDRMEASENGASEVIIPIIASTATTIAV